GTACACTAATGATATTATCACcgtaaataatatatattccCACTGGTTATACCTGAGTCCTACGCTAATCCAGAAAGAACgagaccaaaataaaatatccacATTTAAAAACCGCTCTTTAAAAATAGAGAAGaaacaatcaaaataaataaataaatgaacataGGAAGGGGAAGATTCTAGCATATTCCAACCACTGATAAACTcaacattttttaagttatacGGATAGAAACCTAAATTATATGAAGGTTCATCCACCTCCAGAATTTGACATAGGACCACATATTGACCATCAAATAAATGGCAGATGGTAGAACATTAAAGTGCAACAAATCAATTCAGAATCTGAAGTCGTCGTGTCAGAAGAGCACAAGGCTGGAACAAGAAAGCGaacaacttaaaaaaaatgaagcatttcaCCCCATGAGCTAAACTAACGTGCAAAAGCAGAGCTCAGTATGGAGAAAATGTTAGACATGCATTTCAAATATGGTCAGATGCTTTACCTTCATAATCGCTAAATCATCCATTGGGCCATCAGTTGTTTTATTTGCGATGATTCCCAGAGTATTTCTTAAAGAAATCTGCATTgctctttcaatttctttggAACTTTCCTGGGCGGTTGAATTGGCAGCAGCAACTACTGTGGCTACTGTTCCTAATTTTGCAGAGCCATTGCCACTCAAGGAATTTACAGCTTCTTTATGGGCCTTAAGGACCAACTGGGTTGCACTGATTGGAGaaggtgaaaaaaaataatattaagacACTGTATCAGCCATACTATGAATCTAAGGAAAAAATagcaaaattattaaattgcTTCCTTATATAAGACGAATCATCATAGAATACAAGCCCACCATGGGGAGTCATCAAACAATGTTCAGAAAAGCCTTCCGGTTGAAATGGTGTTCTCATAAAAACTGAAAGCAGACTGTATTACAGCTGCTATTCAGTAATTTGCTCAAAAGGCTAAAGTTCTTTGGGGGAATGCTATTAAAGCTTTTTTATGAGAGCTTTAGGTGGAAAGAGACAAAAGAATCTTCACGACACTTCTAGAAGAGTTTGTGACTTTTGGGATCTTAAGGGGTTTCTTGCTCCTTTTTTACACACTCATAGACCCTGTTTTACTTTTTCTGATGAGGGTGCAATGTTAAAAGCTCCTTGGTGGCCGGGAGATTTCTCATCTTCctgttttgtatttgattgTAGAGGGAATATATTGGGTtcttattaaaagaaaaatattttaattaaatgaagaaaaggaaattgatgtttaaaaaattcaagaatgcaACCACTTCCAGGTTATACATCGGTTAGTTTGCAATTCTATAACTATGCACTAATAAATGATGGTTGGTACTTTAGTTTTCCGTTTCTTTATAGAGGATAACAGATAacttatcttctttttctgcAATTTTCGTTTATCCATAAAATCTCAGATACTCCAATGGAGGTTAagaaactataattttatgtatGAACTTACAGACATGATAATATTAGGCATGAAAAGGTATAGAACTAAATGTGCTTTATGTGGGTTCATAAAGATGAAGCACAAAGAATATCACTGATATGAGGCATGTTTGAATGACATACTGCAAGGTAGACACCCAAGCTCTAGCTGCACCAGGAGTCTCTGCACAGAGGAAGTAATCTTGTTTCTGGGGTGTGCCGATATCTGAAGGCATAGTTAAGAAGTTTGCAACTGTAGTAAACCAGTTCAGACATAACTTTGATTTAAATTGTCAATAATAACACTTGAGTAAATATTTTCCCCAATTTGCGACAAAATAAAGTAGGAAAACAATGAGGATACAGATACAGCAACCATCATACTTTGGTAGCccactagaaaaaaaaaaatgaagagaaaagatAAATTAGTAATTATCAAAGCCATGATGAATCAAGCAAAATACTagatgaaatttataattgacCTTTAAGAATCAAACTTACTGGAAATTCACAGGAGAAACAGTAATATTGCTATttgcatcaaatataatagTTCCTTTGATAGTTGCCTCGTTTCTCCTAATTCTATGTAGAAGTTGcaaaaggaaggagaaaaaagTATGAGTTATTTCGAATATCGTATAATAAATTGAACCAAGcaggagagaagaaaaaaaaaatgtgtaaatATTGGAAATGTGGTTACTTGTACTCCATTTTCCCTGTTGTTGGGTCCAAAATAACCCATCGCTCATTCCATTTCCTCAACTGTGAAAATCGAAATAGAGAACGTCAGATTATCTAGGATGGAGGCTCTTTGCAACTGGAATGAAGTCTAAGAATAAAAAGATGCAGAAAATAGAAGCTTGATCTTTAAATGTGAGCGTAATACTACATTAGAGCACCATAAAACAATCTGAGAATATTAGGACGTCAACGGCCATactcataaacaaaaatttgcaGACAGCTAAAGCATGAAAATCGGTGTATCTCACATTTCTCGTCCTTGAAATACAAATACCGACCCCCTATTATCTTAATGAGTTTCATGAACATTAGAGTAATTAATATAGTCTTGAAACATTGCTAAAGACAGCCTAATTTCCCCACCAAAAGACATGCTTCATgggaaaaatatgaaaatccCATTAGAAATGGAAAATCAACACCAAAAGAGTTATCAAGGTAAGTTTCCTTATCTTGACTATGACAAGCGAACTTCAGCTATTGGAGCCACCCAGGTCACATAGGAAAGGGGGGAGGAAtgaacagaaagaaagaaaatttctcTCAAATCTATAGAATACACAAAACTATCCCACTTTGCCAAACAAAATTCACGAGCAATTGCTGGGCAATTTAGACACCGAAAATTCGACGAGACAGATTCAAATGGAAGCACCAAAGCCAGCGAAATTCAACAGTGAACATCAATTCAAaacaacaagagagaaatagagagttaAAATTCGTGAATTAATGATCGTACTGTTTCAGATCGCTTGAGAAGAGGACCCTGCAACAAATTCCGACCAGAACCAGAGGCCAGCTGCCGCTTGATCTTTTCCAAGCTGTTCCCGGCATCTTCCGGTCTCTGCACCAACAAGAAtcataaattcaaatcaagTTGAGCCTACAAACATGGACCCCAGAAAATCATACACCGAAAAAACGAAGAAACGCACCGGAATTACGCCATTAGAGGCCATTTTGGATCAAAAAGGGGGCGGCCGAGCTACCAAAGATCGAGCAGTACCCTATCGGAGGGAATTCAACCTGCGATCCTCTGAATTCTTCGATCGAGATTTTCTCGGAacgtttcttcttcttagGTTTGCTTCCTGCAGTTTCAGTTGGGACTGTTGGCCATTGAGAGTCAATTTTAttcatgaaataaaagaatctttcctttccttttttccctAAAAATTCTGTAATGTTTTACACAAAATAATTTTCCTAAGTTCcactaattattttcattgtaTCTTTAACCGCCAATAATTAACATATCtatcttttttctcttattcatactaaataaaaaatagaagctgattatttatttattttggtacAAATAGACCCGTGATAGAGATGTTCATAGGGATGGAGCAGAAATAGAGAAGCTTTCTCGAGTCCTTGTTCCGACCTCctatttcaatatttaccCTGCaatattctctatttatatttacgAGAAAGAAGattcacaaaagaaaatttatgaaaattaggtcgtccaaattttttttttctcctatctttttacatattttaaaatatatattaataaaaaaaaaaatcaatggataatttctattttcaatataatttttatttcaaaaaaatataaacatgcTAATAAGTCCAATAATATTGGGAAGGAACAGTAGAGGGCTAGTAGCGACTCATAAATCCAATAATATTAGAAAGGAACAGGAGCATGTTAGTTGAACACGAGGGCTAGTAGCGACTCATAAATCCAATAATATTAGAAAGGAAGAGGAGCATGTTagttgaacacgactctccacaatggtatgatattgtccactttgagtctaagctcttatggctttgttttggacttccccaaaagacttCATACAAATGGAggtagtattatttgattataaatgatCCTTCTCGTCCTCTAAcatctccccttaatcaaggctcgactcctttggagtcttagtcattttttactgcttcGTTTGTATTGGGAACAACGCCAATAATATTGTTTGAATGGAGCAGGTAGGGGGGAGTTGGAGTTTGAAGTTAAACCGATTCGTCACCTTGCTCAAGAACTCAACAAAAATGGTCACAAGCACAAAAAAAGATAGAGACTGAAGAGTGCGTGCAAGGGCAGCaaagagatgatgatgatgatgatgattaaaaggaaaattcagAGGGCAGCATGTTGATTTAAAAGAAACACCCATTATTGTGAACCAATTCTTCAACAATGCTGCAATCATACAACTCCTGCAGCAACAAGATTATAGACTATAAAAAACCATCCTCTCTCGCACATCAGAAAGGgctaaaatttctaaaatatctcATGACCTCAAATTAAAACATGTAATAAACCCAGTTAATAAGTAGTAGCTGATGTCCTTCCTTCATGGTACCGTCCCTCCTCTACTGGTATCGCTGGGAGAACTCCCTCACAAGCTTGTCCATGAACTGGCATTTCTTGTCAAATCCCCACCCTGGGTTGCTCTGCAAATACAAGTAAGAAGTGTTCACGATCCACAAAAGAATCTCTCAACTACACAAACTTAGTGTTCTTGCACTCCCAAGAACAATGTACTTGGGGGATACAGTTTACCAAGCATAGTGTACGAGCATTTCTACaattttttctatcttttcgAAAACGTAATTCAGAATAAAACGTCCTCTATTAAGATGGTTTCACTAACCTGCAAAGAAAGAACTGCACGATTGGTGAACTTCTTTACGGAATTAGGTGCACTTTGTGGAAGTGTTTTTGCAACTCTTTCCAGCTCCCCTTGTTGCTGCTTTGCAGTTACTCTATCTGGTCCACTGTACGAGTCAACTATCTCCTTCAGCAACGGAACCCTCTGCATGGTTTCTTCCACAATTTCCTTGTACATCCAAACCAAAAGGTTAGAACGTCGATATATGGAGCGCATCAATATAAGGCAAAGGCatcattaacaaaattaaagtgaTTGTTCAAGAAGGCTAGAATACAAGTACCACACAAGACACAAATATAAATGACCACAGCTAACCAGCAAATAAGGAGAGTAAACAGGGGATATCAGAAGTTTCTGTTCCTCAATCGGACCATGACCACAACTAACCCGCCAATAATGAGAATAAATAGGTGACCTACTAAGGACGACACCATCCACTAGCACAAGAAGAGGGAATAAAGTCTCCCGCCCAATCTCAGTGGAGGCAAAAATCCACTCCTAGGCTCACCGTTTAAGAAACCTAATGCAGTTCCACACCCAAGATCTCCACTTGAACCCAAACATTTCATTCAAGCCTAATTCTCCACCAAAATGCTATATAGTAAACCCATCTGGGCCAAGtatactgtttttttttctttattttaataattaacgGCTAtgattaaacttttattttgataaatattttcaactatgaatgaatttttcatattttgtattaatCTCCTTTCCATGCAAGAGACTCAACAACACTTGTTTCTTTTAAAGCTTGCAATTCTATGGGAACAAAAAAATACTAGAATTACCCTTCCTATCCCACCCTTTGCTTTTTTGCCTCCTCCTACATTCGTTCTCTCTTCCCAACAACTCCCCAAATTGCACTTCTACTTCAACCTGCTCTACCGTCAAGTACGTACTGAGAAGTCTTGGATGATTCATGAATCATGCCAGCAGAGTCTTCTCCCAGTTAACGTTGTGTAAACCACCATTATCTTTCGAGCTTTTCCAAAAGAAGTCTCGAATGAGTTTGGTTGACATGGAAACACATAGGATATTAAGTTCTAGATAGGTGACCAAACCATTCTCTTATTTTCCCAAGACCCTTACAGGACTAGGTCAATCCATGATGGTTCGGATTCAAATACTAGTAATATCAAACAGATTGCTTGGAGCTATAGAATCCATGGTAGAGAATAataacatatcattcataaattttggagATAGTACAAACCAAAAGTATCCTAATCTAAACTACCCAAACGCTTGATCCTATCCAACACCTCATGTTCCCTAAACTAAGGGtctctaaataaattattgttgcAATCCTTTAAATCTGACTAGAGCGAGGTAATTTGCACATTGTGAACCAAAATCCAAACTGATTCCTATTCATATTGACACTCCATCCaatagaataagaaaaggaTGATTTAAAGAATGAATATTTAACCTAAAAGGAAATGGACCCTAGGAAGTGGGATCCAAACCCAAACAAATAGAACATTGACTAGAAGTGAATCAGTCTAACCTCTTCAAAACCAGACAACCACTCTCCTAACAACAACAAGAGAATGTATCCGATCTACAGTACACCACCCTTATACACATGTCAGACCCATAAACCAAAACAATGCTTTGGTTACTATTTTACCACTTTGTCTACTAAAGTAACATTGTCACGACTCGCATGGTTAAACAGCAGAATGTGATCAAAATACAATACTAACATTAACTAAAGTCGTTGGTCATCTTGAGCAGAGTTAACACCATGCCTCACCATTTCTATTGAactactttcatttttctaaataaaagctgattttcttttttctagaGTAATAAAAGTAATCAGTAGAAACTACAACCAGAATATTTAATCAACCTGTCTTTCAATCCTTCATTGCGAGTAACCAACCCAAGTTCACATTAGTAGGCAAACTTTTAGACGTTAtcacaatatttattaattaaaaaattgcatAATTAGCCAATTTGGATATGTTTGTTCTTAAAAGCATATATGCAATGCAGTAAAACGCCCCCCTATAAATATCCCTAAGCAAACTTATTGATGCAATCTCAAAAATGTCATCTAAAAAACACCCATATAGAAGTAAAAGCCAAGGAAAACGCAATTAAGtagaaacaaataatataaataatctCTATAATTTGTCGCACTTCTGCATCTCTACATGTATAAGATAAATAACATCTATAATAGCAGATCCtggaaaaacaaaatgtaaatgAAGTATAGTGGATGTTCTCATCAATGCTCAGAACCCACAAAAATAACTCATATAAACACTTCACTCAAAGGCCAAGCACAAATTATCAAGTAGAGAAGACCCAAGAACAAAGGAACGAAAACATGGAGACTTCGTAACAGAGAAAGATACCTCCCACTCTTCGTGGCTTCGGATGCCTTCGTACGCCATTAAGAAAGGTTTCATTTTCTCAAGTGCATCCCGAAGAGGAATAGGTGGGTTCTCATCAATATCAGGGTTACTTTCAAAATCTCCCATCAAGTACTCCGGCTCACACTCTATCtgccataaaaaaaaaaaaaaaatcaacaccaTGTGATAATCCGATCTATAAATTCCGCAAGATAAATTGAACAGAGTCAGATTTCTATTAGTTCAACCAAACACACTCAACTTATCACCCTAtcacaaacaacaaaaacggTGCATTTTCAAACCATGCCAAAACAGTTGAGAGCTAATCCTTATAGGCAATTATCTTTATGTCCTCGGGGAAGGAAAACAGATACAAAAATGATACAGGGAGTGCTCACCATATAATTCGTATCCATCGCCTCCACATACCCTTCCTCCAGTGGCGAAGGCAGCACTCTACCACTCATCTCTTCAAACCCTTCAACCAGTTGGTTCATATGTTCAGTCCCAATCCTCTTCGCTAGCTTCTCACCATCTGCATTGTCGCCTAAGTAAAGCCCTGATGCATATCCATCCTCCATATCTTGACCCCTTCCTCTCTGCCCTCTCTCCCCAGTTCTAAATGCTCCCCTTCCTCTCCCTCTGAACCTTCCTCCTCTGCCCCGGAATCCGCCTCTCCCTCTACCTCCACCATCTTCACCATCAGGCCCGCCTCTTGACATCATCCTACCTGTGTTCCTCACAGATTCATCACGGCTTATTCTAGGGCCGCCGCCACTACCCCTTCCAGGCCCATAACCTCCACGGCCACCCGCCTCTTGTCTAGGTCTGAGGTGACGATTCTCCTGCTTTGGTTGAGATTCCGGGATTGGTTGCTTCATGGGCTTTCCTCGTCCAGCGCCGGATAACACAGAAAGGAAACTATCAGGCAAATTTCTCTCCCCCGCATCCCCGCCTAACGCACCAGGTCGGGCACTTCCAGCTGAGTCGCCCGCATTATCCTTGGAGAAAAACACAGGTTTCTTACGCTCCGAATCCGACCCGTTCGATGAACGCGATTCAGGAGGGGACCGAATCGGTTGTGAACCATCACCTCTTCCTCGACCAGCAGACGATGACTTAACAGAGGGCgtaaaggaagagagagacgGAAGAATTGAGGAGGAAGGACTAGGTTTACCACGGCCATGTCCAAGCCCAGAAGTACCACGAGAATCTACAGATTCATGTTTAGACTCATTTGAATCTTCCTGACCCGGAACTCGAGAAGAGAAATCAAAGGGTCCACCATGAGTGGGAGAGCCACCTCGACCTCGACCTTGG
This genomic window from Cucurbita pepo subsp. pepo cultivar mu-cu-16 chromosome LG01, ASM280686v2, whole genome shotgun sequence contains:
- the LOC111804080 gene encoding uncharacterized protein LOC111804080 encodes the protein MSRSIGRKVPGLSFLSNANKLGFVPFSSSSSSSSGGHGQGRGRGGSPTHGGPFDFSSRVPGQEDSNESKHESVDSRGTSGLGHGRGKPSPSSSILPSLSSFTPSVKSSSAGRGRGDGSQPIRSPPESRSSNGSDSERKKPVFFSKDNAGDSAGSARPGALGGDAGERNLPDSFLSVLSGAGRGKPMKQPIPESQPKQENRHLRPRQEAGGRGGYGPGRGSGGGPRISRDESVRNTGRMMSRGGPDGEDGGGRGRGGFRGRGGRFRGRGRGAFRTGERGQRGRGQDMEDGYASGLYLGDNADGEKLAKRIGTEHMNQLVEGFEEMSGRVLPSPLEEGYVEAMDTNYMIECEPEYLMGDFESNPDIDENPPIPLRDALEKMKPFLMAYEGIRSHEEWEEIVEETMQRVPLLKEIVDSYSGPDRVTAKQQQGELERVAKTLPQSAPNSVKKFTNRAVLSLQSNPGWGFDKKCQFMDKLVREFSQRYQ